A region from the Chelmon rostratus isolate fCheRos1 chromosome 6, fCheRos1.pri, whole genome shotgun sequence genome encodes:
- the LOC121608152 gene encoding troponin I, fast skeletal muscle-like — protein sequence MSEKKLTSSRRHHLKSLILQIALNWLEQEKKDNTAAKEAYMAEHCPAPDLSGDQNAMMEYCKKLHALIDKIDEERYDIEAKVQKADKEIEDLKIKVVDLRGVKKPALKKVRMSADTMLKALLGSKHTVNMDLRAGLKQVKKEVKEEPTEAVGDWRKNIEDKADRKKMFESS from the exons GAAAAAGCTGACTTCCAGCCGCAGGCATCACCTGAAG AGTCTGATCCTCCAGATCGCTTTGAACTGGCTCGAGCAGGAGAAAAAGGACAACACAGCGGCGAAGGAGGCCTACATGGCCGAACACTGTCCCGCCCCGGACTTGAGCGGAGACCAGAACGCCATGATG GAGTACTGCAAGAAGCTCCACGCCCTCATTGACAAGATCGATGAGGAGAGGTACGACATCGAGGCCAAAGTGCAGAAGGCCGACAAAGAG ATTGAAGACCTGAAGATTAAAGTGGTGGATCTGAGAGGCGTGAAGAAACCCGCCCTGAAGAAAGTGCGTATGTCCGCTGACACCATGCTGAAAGCTCTGCTGGGCTCCAAGCACACGGTCAACATGGACCTGAGGGCCGGCCTGAAGCAGGTGaagaaggaggtgaaggaggag CCAACAGAAGCTGTGGGCGACTGGCGTAAGAACATCGAGGACAAGGCCGACAGGAAGAAGATGTTCGAGAGCTCCTAA